Proteins co-encoded in one Quercus robur chromosome 8, dhQueRobu3.1, whole genome shotgun sequence genomic window:
- the LOC126695224 gene encoding F-box protein At3g07870-like isoform X2: protein MVIMESDFETQGNKTKRIKAEEESTNRMETLPRDIILNILSGLPISSLVQFRNCKELPKSVHNLNQEAVYGFGFHPTTKEYKVVKIVYIKNSNKGSAVQVFTLGSSAWRSLEKVRQHLVNWPSQQVCVDGRLHWVTWPGRYTRIRSIISFDLADEEFRDVPSPDGNGLSRCNYHLVVLGGCLSAAVYCHYGKLDIWVMEKYGVKESWIKKFNLGNYVPKGFQREMEISYKISRFASKGRFVRVVGLTKDGEFLLEYRSRALVSYDPKSTKAKELVFPGMPKWYRTIVHVGSLNWIDAFTHG, encoded by the exons ATGGTCATCATGGAGTCAGATTTTGAGACACAAGGTAACAAAACAAAGAGGATCAAGGCAGAAGAAGAATCAACAAACAGAATGGAAACTCTGCCTCGGGATATCATCCTCAACATTCTTTCAGGGCTTCCCATATCATCTTTGGTGCAATTCAG GAATTGCAAAGAGCTGCCTAAGTCCGTGCATAATTTGAACCAAGAGGCGGTATATGGATTTGGGTTTCATCCCACAACTAAGGAATACAAAGTGGTTAAGATAGTGTATATTAAGAATTCAAATAAAGGTTCAGCGGTCCAGGTATTCACTCTGGGAAGCTCAGCCTGGAGAAGTTTGGAAAAGGTACGTCAACATCTTGTTAATTGGCCATCACAACAAGTGTGTGTTGATGGAAGACTTCATTGGGTGACTTGGCCAGGAAGATACACTAGAATACGCAGTATCATCTCATTCGACTTAGCAGATGAGGAATTCCGAGATGTTCCAAGTCCTGATGGCAATGGTTTAAGCAGGTGTAATTATCACTTGGTGGTTCTAGGGGGTTGTCTATCTGCTGCAGTTTATTGCCATTATGGGAAATTGGACATATGGGTAATGGAAAAGTATGGTGTGAAGGAATCTTGGATCAAGAAATTCAACTTGGGAAACTATGTGCCTAAGGGATTCCAAAGGGAAATGGAGATCTCCTACAAGATTTCAAGGTTTGCTTCAAAAGGAAGATTTGTTCGAGTTGTCGGCCTTACCAAGGATGGGGAGTTCTTGCTGGAGTACAGAAGCAGGGCTCTTGTTTCCTATGATCCAAAAAGTACAAAAGCTAAAGAACTTGTTTTTCCAGGAATGCCAAAGTGGTATCGAACAATTGTTCATGTGGGTAGCCTCAATTGGATTGATGCCTTCACTCATGGGTGA
- the LOC126695224 gene encoding F-box protein At3g07870-like isoform X1, whose product MVIMESDFETQGNKTKRIKAEEESTNRMETLPRDIILNILSGLPISSLVQFRCVCRSWRLLGQDPDLVNMHSSRMAESNPTCLIFHCDYPIKNQLYFVEFPSSNEKVKKFQVPFCSAMPEFDVVGTCDGLVCLSDSLFNDALYIYNPFTRNCKELPKSVHNLNQEAVYGFGFHPTTKEYKVVKIVYIKNSNKGSAVQVFTLGSSAWRSLEKVRQHLVNWPSQQVCVDGRLHWVTWPGRYTRIRSIISFDLADEEFRDVPSPDGNGLSRCNYHLVVLGGCLSAAVYCHYGKLDIWVMEKYGVKESWIKKFNLGNYVPKGFQREMEISYKISRFASKGRFVRVVGLTKDGEFLLEYRSRALVSYDPKSTKAKELVFPGMPKWYRTIVHVGSLNWIDAFTHG is encoded by the coding sequence ATGGTCATCATGGAGTCAGATTTTGAGACACAAGGTAACAAAACAAAGAGGATCAAGGCAGAAGAAGAATCAACAAACAGAATGGAAACTCTGCCTCGGGATATCATCCTCAACATTCTTTCAGGGCTTCCCATATCATCTTTGGTGCAATTCAGGTGTGTATGCCGATCTTGGCGCTTGTTAGGACAAGATCCTGATCTAGTCAATATGCATAGCTCACGCATGGCTGAGAGCAACCCAACATGTCTCATCTTTCACTGTGATTATCCCATCAAAAACCAGCTTTACTTTGTAGAGTTCCCTTCTTCCAATGAAAAggtgaaaaaatttcaagtccCTTTTTGTTCTGCAATGCCTGAATTTGATGTGGTAGGCACATGTGATGGTTTAGTATGCTTATCTGATTCATTATTTAATGATGCACTATACATATATAACCCTTTCACCAGGAATTGCAAAGAGCTGCCTAAGTCCGTGCATAATTTGAACCAAGAGGCGGTATATGGATTTGGGTTTCATCCCACAACTAAGGAATACAAAGTGGTTAAGATAGTGTATATTAAGAATTCAAATAAAGGTTCAGCGGTCCAGGTATTCACTCTGGGAAGCTCAGCCTGGAGAAGTTTGGAAAAGGTACGTCAACATCTTGTTAATTGGCCATCACAACAAGTGTGTGTTGATGGAAGACTTCATTGGGTGACTTGGCCAGGAAGATACACTAGAATACGCAGTATCATCTCATTCGACTTAGCAGATGAGGAATTCCGAGATGTTCCAAGTCCTGATGGCAATGGTTTAAGCAGGTGTAATTATCACTTGGTGGTTCTAGGGGGTTGTCTATCTGCTGCAGTTTATTGCCATTATGGGAAATTGGACATATGGGTAATGGAAAAGTATGGTGTGAAGGAATCTTGGATCAAGAAATTCAACTTGGGAAACTATGTGCCTAAGGGATTCCAAAGGGAAATGGAGATCTCCTACAAGATTTCAAGGTTTGCTTCAAAAGGAAGATTTGTTCGAGTTGTCGGCCTTACCAAGGATGGGGAGTTCTTGCTGGAGTACAGAAGCAGGGCTCTTGTTTCCTATGATCCAAAAAGTACAAAAGCTAAAGAACTTGTTTTTCCAGGAATGCCAAAGTGGTATCGAACAATTGTTCATGTGGGTAGCCTCAATTGGATTGATGCCTTCACTCATGGGTGA